TCCTATTATAGTAGATAACATCCATATCAAAGCCTAATTTTCCTCTTTTAGCAACAGCTTCTCCTATTCTACCCATTCCAATTATCCCTAAGGTTCTGTGATGTACATTTACTCCAAATAAATCATCATCCTCTTGAGGTTTCCACTCTCCATTTTTTACATATCTATCTAACTCAGGAATTCTTCGTGCTGAAGAAATAATAAGTCCAAATATTAAGTCTGCCACTGTATCATCTAATACATTTGGAGTATGAGTTCCAATAACTCCTCTTTTTTTCATAACTTCTAAATCAAAATTATTATAACCAACTGAAATATTGCTAACTATTTTTAACTTAGGTGCGCGATTTAATAATTCCTCATCAATCTTTGTCCCAACAGTTAATAACCCTTCTTTATCAGAAAGTCTATCTAATAATTCTTCTCTAGTTATCTCTAAATCCGAATCCCAAGTCTCTAAATCACAGTATTTTTCTAGATATTCTTTATTTTCATCTAGTATCTTTCTTGCTATAAAAACTTTTGGCTTATCCATCTTTATCCTCCTAGTTATATATGCTTTATTATAAGCTTATCGGAATACTTTGTTAATTAATTTCCTCTACAGCTTTATTTTTATTATCAGCAAATTCTAATCCAAACATAGAAATAGTTCCTATTATTGCTACAGATGCAATTACTACCCAA
This sequence is a window from Clostridium sp. 'White wine YQ'. Protein-coding genes within it:
- a CDS encoding 2-hydroxyacid dehydrogenase, translated to MDKPKVFIARKILDENKEYLEKYCDLETWDSDLEITREELLDRLSDKEGLLTVGTKIDEELLNRAPKLKIVSNISVGYNNFDLEVMKKRGVIGTHTPNVLDDTVADLIFGLIISSARRIPELDRYVKNGEWKPQEDDDLFGVNVHHRTLGIIGMGRIGEAVAKRGKLGFDMDVIYYNRNRKLGVEKNLGVRYCEFDELLKTSDFIVLMTPLTKETKELISYREFDLMKKSSIFINASRGQTINEKALIEALENKKILGAGLDVFEIEPVEKDNPLLKMNNVITLPHIGSAVEETRRDMFEVAVKNLVKGVQGEVPPNVVPELK